From the Maioricimonas rarisocia genome, one window contains:
- a CDS encoding sulfatase family protein yields MHDRSTPLNILWICSDQQRFDTIRSLGNSRIRTPNIDRLVENGVSFNQAYAQSPVCTPSRASFLTGRYPRTTRCRQNGQSIPEEERLVPRLLADRGYRCGLSGKLHLASCSDGKVEDRIDDGYHEFHWSHHPQPDWPENAYQQWLSAKGVRWEDLYAGPETGYVKEGVPAQYHQTTWCAEMAENFIRTHTDRPWLFSVNMFDPHHPFDPPAEYLRRYDPADMPSPKFRPGELEGKPSFQQLDHVWAHNTPGYIDVASLTDDDHRRLRAAYYAMVELIDDQVGRMVQALEETGQLDRTLVIFMSDHGEMLGDHGIYLKGPHFYDEAVRVPLMLSCPQRIESGLQSEALVELVDLAPTLMELAGYEATPGMQGKSLVPICTGQADPGHHRDFVYSEYYNSWTHSRAYGTMLRTRTEKIVVYHDSEPGELYDLERDPDEFVNLWDDPKATEMKLRMLRQAFDASVLSMDPLPERRGPF; encoded by the coding sequence ATGCACGACCGGTCAACTCCTCTGAACATTCTCTGGATCTGTAGCGATCAGCAGCGATTTGACACGATTCGCTCCCTCGGGAACAGCCGAATTCGTACGCCGAACATCGACCGGCTCGTCGAGAACGGCGTCAGCTTCAATCAAGCCTACGCTCAGAGTCCCGTCTGCACCCCCAGTCGGGCCTCCTTTCTGACCGGTCGCTACCCCCGTACGACCCGCTGCCGGCAGAACGGCCAGTCGATCCCGGAGGAGGAGCGTCTTGTGCCGCGACTGCTCGCCGATCGGGGCTACCGATGCGGCCTCTCGGGCAAGCTGCATCTGGCCTCCTGCTCGGACGGCAAGGTGGAGGACCGGATCGACGACGGCTACCACGAGTTCCACTGGAGCCACCATCCACAACCAGACTGGCCCGAGAACGCCTATCAGCAGTGGCTCTCGGCAAAGGGCGTTCGCTGGGAAGACCTGTATGCCGGACCGGAGACCGGTTACGTGAAGGAGGGCGTTCCCGCCCAGTACCACCAGACCACCTGGTGTGCCGAGATGGCCGAGAACTTCATCCGCACCCACACCGACCGTCCGTGGCTGTTCAGCGTGAACATGTTCGATCCGCACCACCCGTTCGATCCGCCGGCCGAATATCTGCGACGATACGACCCGGCCGACATGCCGTCGCCGAAGTTCCGACCGGGAGAACTGGAGGGGAAGCCCTCCTTCCAGCAGCTCGATCACGTCTGGGCCCACAATACGCCCGGCTACATAGATGTCGCGTCACTGACGGACGACGATCATCGTCGCCTGCGGGCCGCGTATTACGCGATGGTCGAGCTGATTGACGATCAGGTCGGGCGTATGGTTCAGGCACTGGAGGAAACCGGCCAGCTGGACCGAACACTGGTGATCTTCATGTCGGACCACGGGGAGATGCTGGGAGACCACGGGATCTACCTGAAAGGGCCGCACTTCTACGACGAAGCAGTCCGAGTGCCGCTCATGCTCTCCTGCCCGCAACGGATCGAATCCGGACTGCAGAGCGAGGCACTCGTGGAACTGGTCGACCTGGCGCCGACACTGATGGAACTGGCCGGCTACGAAGCGACGCCCGGCATGCAGGGGAAGTCACTCGTGCCGATCTGCACCGGCCAGGCGGACCCCGGACACCACCGCGACTTCGTCTACAGCGAGTACTACAACTCGTGGACGCACAGTCGTGCGTACGGAACGATGCTGCGGACACGGACAGAGAAGATCGTCGTCTACCACGACAGCGAACCGGGCGAACTGTACGACCTCGAGCGCGATCCGGATGAGTTCGTGAACCTGTGGGACGATCCCAAAGCGACTGAGATGAAGCTCCGCATGCTTCGGCAGGCGTTCGATGCCAGTGTTCTCAGCATGGATCCGCTGCCCGAACGGCGCGGACCGTTCTAG
- a CDS encoding carbonic anhydrase codes for MEKLIRGIHEFQSTHFGSQRELFERLAGGQKPDALFITCSDSRIDPSLLTQTKPGELFILRNAGNIVPPYGAANGGEGATIEYAVRALGIRDIIICGHTHCGAMQGLLSPEALEELPAVRNWLTHADATQSIVRERYRDETGEDLLTDTVKENVLVQLENLRTHPSVAAALSQGKLNLHGWVYRFETGDVFAFEPEQKRFTVLSHPGATPPDAVATSKIPTI; via the coding sequence ATGGAAAAGCTGATCCGCGGAATCCATGAGTTTCAGTCAACGCATTTCGGTTCACAGCGCGAGCTGTTCGAACGGCTGGCGGGGGGCCAGAAACCGGACGCCCTGTTCATCACCTGTTCGGACTCCCGCATCGACCCGTCACTGTTGACGCAGACGAAACCGGGTGAGCTGTTCATTCTGAGGAATGCCGGCAACATTGTCCCCCCTTACGGTGCGGCGAATGGCGGCGAAGGTGCGACCATCGAGTATGCCGTCCGGGCCCTGGGCATTCGCGACATTATCATCTGCGGGCACACACATTGTGGAGCCATGCAGGGATTGCTGAGCCCGGAAGCCCTCGAAGAACTGCCCGCCGTGCGGAACTGGCTGACGCACGCCGACGCCACGCAGAGCATCGTCCGTGAACGCTACCGGGATGAAACCGGCGAAGACCTGCTGACCGACACGGTGAAGGAGAACGTGCTGGTGCAGCTGGAGAATCTGCGGACGCATCCCAGCGTGGCCGCAGCGCTGTCCCAGGGGAAGCTCAACCTCCACGGTTGGGTCTACCGCTTCGAGACCGGTGACGTCTTCGCGTTCGAGCCGGAACAGAAGCGGTTCACGGTCCTGTCGCACCCTGGCGCAACACCCCCCGACGCCGTCGCCACTTCGAAGATCCCGACGATCTGA
- a CDS encoding outer membrane beta-barrel protein: MVKLTMRTWLMMAGAAAFLTSPATAAGPAACRPVAKAAPTRTVEAEPKTVLNATHVFAAAGEAPFVRPVGYDAVCAPSECAAPVECAPAECAPFGCDDLSCDGYGCGNDGCGFMGREMGDPWSLQGATGIEAVNFGGWSQWGYTNKSTGQFNSSPHRLNLHQQWFYLEKEADGSEGVDWGFRADLMYGIDADDTQAFGNHPGRWDFQNGWDHGQYGWAMPQLYGEVAYKDVSIIAGHFYTLLGYEVVTAPDNFFYSHAFTMYNSEAFTHTGVLATYSASDDVELYGGWTLGWDSGFDQLDGGSNFLGGASVSLLDDVTVTYILTVGDLGLIGDGYTHSIVADVALTDKLNYVLQSDLVTTTNPVGTATGTNYDTIGVNQYLIYDVNDHLGLGTRFEWWKADGTSYYEMTYGVNIKPHANLVIRPEVRYQWAPAAQGANARNPIGLPVYGGAIFGVDTILTF, from the coding sequence ATGGTCAAACTCACGATGAGAACATGGTTGATGATGGCAGGAGCCGCGGCGTTCCTGACATCGCCGGCCACTGCTGCCGGCCCGGCTGCCTGCCGGCCGGTTGCGAAGGCCGCCCCGACCCGGACGGTCGAAGCTGAGCCCAAGACGGTCCTGAATGCCACGCACGTCTTCGCCGCAGCGGGTGAAGCGCCGTTCGTTCGCCCCGTCGGTTACGACGCGGTTTGCGCTCCTTCGGAGTGTGCCGCACCGGTCGAATGTGCCCCGGCTGAATGTGCACCGTTCGGCTGCGACGATCTGTCGTGCGACGGCTACGGCTGTGGCAACGACGGCTGCGGATTCATGGGTCGCGAAATGGGCGATCCCTGGAGCCTGCAGGGTGCGACGGGAATCGAAGCCGTGAACTTCGGCGGCTGGTCCCAGTGGGGTTACACGAACAAGAGCACCGGTCAGTTCAACTCCTCGCCGCACCGCCTGAACCTGCACCAGCAGTGGTTCTACCTGGAGAAGGAAGCGGACGGCAGCGAAGGCGTCGACTGGGGTTTTCGTGCGGACCTGATGTACGGTATCGACGCCGATGATACCCAGGCGTTCGGCAACCACCCCGGCCGCTGGGACTTCCAGAACGGCTGGGATCATGGTCAGTACGGCTGGGCCATGCCGCAGCTGTACGGTGAAGTGGCGTACAAGGACGTGTCCATCATTGCTGGTCACTTCTACACGCTGCTCGGCTACGAAGTTGTTACCGCTCCCGATAACTTCTTCTACAGCCACGCCTTCACCATGTACAACAGCGAGGCGTTCACCCACACCGGCGTCCTGGCGACCTACTCCGCCAGCGACGACGTCGAACTGTACGGTGGATGGACCCTCGGCTGGGACAGCGGATTCGATCAGCTTGACGGCGGATCGAACTTCCTCGGTGGTGCCAGCGTCTCGCTGCTCGACGACGTCACGGTCACCTACATCCTGACCGTCGGTGACCTCGGCCTGATCGGTGACGGCTACACCCACAGTATCGTGGCCGACGTCGCCCTGACCGACAAGCTGAACTACGTTCTGCAGTCCGACCTGGTCACGACGACCAATCCCGTCGGCACGGCGACCGGTACGAACTACGACACCATCGGTGTCAATCAGTACCTGATCTACGACGTCAACGATCACCTCGGACTGGGGACCCGGTTCGAGTGGTGGAAGGCGGACGGCACCTCGTACTACGAGATGACCTACGGCGTAAACATCAAGCCCCACGCCAACCTCGTCATCCGTCCGGAAGTCCGCTACCAGTGGGCTCCCGCAGCACAGGGTGCGAACGCGAGAAACCCGATTGGCCTGCCCGTCTACGGCGGTGCCATCTTCGGTGTCGATACGATCCTGACCTTCTGA
- the lpxB gene encoding lipid-A-disaccharide synthase, giving the protein MHIFFSVGEPSGDQHAAELIHEIRQRCPDAEFSGYGGPQMEQAGFRKLFQLTDLAVMGFFAVVPLLAKFIGLARRARRYLREHRPDAVVLVDFPGFNWWIARAAKLEGIPVYYYMPPQLWAWAPWRIRRVHKYVDCVLAALPFEAKWYRERNATVEYVGHPFFDEVAAHQLDAEFCASLKEPGTRNVAILPGSRNQEVRRNFPVMLRVMHRLYREHPDLRFRVASYKEHQRDFCQSLLTGRFAELPIDFHVKRTSEVIETADCCLMVSGSVSLELLARATPAVVLYRAGWVMYGMAWLLATCKYISLPNLIADRVVMPEFPFTTNKGHYIRQMTTILDGWLSDEKKLAAVRDDMAQLRDAVIERGGIAKAAEVILERIPQTQVQRRAA; this is encoded by the coding sequence ATGCACATTTTCTTTTCTGTCGGTGAGCCGAGCGGCGATCAGCATGCCGCCGAGCTGATCCACGAGATTCGTCAGCGGTGTCCGGATGCGGAGTTCTCCGGCTATGGCGGTCCGCAGATGGAGCAGGCCGGCTTCCGCAAGCTGTTCCAGCTGACCGATCTGGCCGTCATGGGCTTCTTCGCCGTCGTCCCCCTGCTGGCGAAATTCATTGGCCTGGCCCGCCGCGCCCGCCGGTACCTCCGCGAACATCGCCCCGACGCCGTCGTACTGGTCGACTTTCCCGGCTTCAACTGGTGGATTGCCCGGGCGGCCAAGCTGGAAGGAATTCCCGTCTACTACTATATGCCGCCACAGCTCTGGGCCTGGGCCCCGTGGCGGATCCGCCGGGTGCACAAGTACGTCGACTGCGTGCTGGCCGCCCTTCCCTTCGAGGCGAAGTGGTATCGCGAGCGGAACGCGACCGTCGAATACGTCGGGCACCCGTTCTTCGACGAGGTGGCCGCTCATCAGCTCGATGCGGAGTTCTGCGCGAGCCTGAAGGAGCCGGGGACGAGGAACGTCGCCATTCTGCCCGGTTCGCGGAATCAGGAAGTGCGTCGCAACTTTCCGGTGATGCTGCGGGTGATGCACCGGTTGTACCGCGAGCATCCCGACCTGCGGTTTCGCGTCGCCTCGTACAAGGAACACCAGCGGGACTTCTGCCAGTCACTGCTGACCGGCCGCTTCGCCGAGCTGCCGATCGACTTCCACGTCAAACGAACCTCCGAGGTCATCGAGACGGCCGACTGCTGCCTGATGGTCTCCGGATCGGTGAGCCTCGAACTGCTCGCCCGGGCGACGCCGGCGGTGGTGCTGTACCGGGCCGGCTGGGTGATGTACGGGATGGCCTGGCTGCTGGCGACCTGCAAGTACATTTCGCTGCCGAACCTGATCGCCGATCGCGTCGTGATGCCGGAGTTCCCATTCACGACGAACAAGGGGCACTACATCCGTCAGATGACGACGATCCTGGACGGCTGGCTCTCGGACGAGAAGAAGCTGGCCGCCGTGCGGGACGACATGGCTCAGCTGCGGGACGCCGTCATCGAGCGGGGCGGCATCGCGAAGGCGGCGGAGGTGATTCTGGAGCGGATCCCGCAAACGCAGGTTCAACGCCGGGCGGCGTAG
- a CDS encoding HNH endonuclease produces the protein MPRHVKNVGELIAWQYAKLICQSAFGCRDDYGFIMSTYKRLVTGRIKPSTILRENKLLVLHGEQCVYCGISGQFEWEHIIPLSRGGPDTIDNLVRACGQCNRSKGARDPIEWYGTKRIGELPRLVMGKLLKLVHEAHDRRGTLTSPVTGKSSIDLPQLTRVFHEVDDTPQTVE, from the coding sequence ATGCCACGTCATGTGAAGAACGTCGGCGAGTTGATTGCGTGGCAGTACGCGAAACTGATTTGCCAATCGGCCTTCGGCTGCCGCGACGACTACGGCTTCATCATGAGCACGTACAAGCGGCTGGTTACGGGCCGGATCAAACCGTCGACCATCCTGCGAGAGAACAAGCTGCTTGTTCTTCACGGAGAGCAGTGCGTGTACTGCGGGATCTCCGGCCAGTTTGAGTGGGAACATATCATTCCCCTCTCAAGAGGAGGACCGGACACGATCGACAATCTGGTTCGTGCCTGTGGTCAGTGTAATCGTTCCAAAGGAGCGCGCGATCCAATCGAATGGTACGGCACGAAGCGGATCGGTGAACTCCCGCGACTGGTGATGGGCAAGTTGCTCAAACTGGTTCACGAGGCACACGATCGTCGAGGGACCCTGACCAGCCCGGTGACGGGGAAGTCATCAATCGATCTGCCACAGTTGACCAGGGTGTTCCATGAAGTTGACGACACGCCGCAGACGGTCGAATGA
- a CDS encoding lactonase family protein: MRIYVGTYTRGESEGIYLLEMNPETGSLTSRGLAAATDNPSFLAIHPTGKYVYAVNEVGRYKGEATGSVSAFSVDPETGKLSPLNVVTSLGAVPCHIVTDEEGKHVLIANYTGGSVAAFPIEEDGSLGASTAFHQHTGSSADPARQRGPHAHSINLDASNRFAIAADLGLDKLLVYRFDPQDGSLKENDPPAADVEPGSGPRHFAFHPDGKRAYAINELASTITAFTYDPESGTLESTQTISTLPDGFDGTNYTADIHVHPSGKFVYGSNRGHDSIAVFAIDEVTGKLTAVEQESTQGEVPRNFVIDPKGHFLLAANQNSDSVVVFAIDQNTGGLSPTGHSVKVPAPVCLQFWEGER; the protein is encoded by the coding sequence GTGCGTATCTACGTCGGCACCTACACCCGCGGCGAGAGCGAGGGGATCTACCTGCTCGAGATGAACCCGGAAACCGGTTCGCTCACTTCCCGGGGACTGGCCGCCGCGACCGACAACCCGTCCTTCCTGGCGATCCATCCGACCGGCAAATACGTCTACGCCGTGAACGAAGTCGGCCGCTACAAGGGTGAGGCGACCGGATCGGTCTCGGCGTTCTCAGTCGATCCCGAGACCGGCAAGCTCTCGCCGCTGAATGTCGTCACCTCGCTCGGTGCCGTCCCCTGTCACATCGTCACCGACGAAGAGGGCAAGCACGTGCTGATCGCCAACTACACCGGCGGAAGCGTGGCGGCATTCCCGATTGAAGAAGACGGTTCGCTCGGCGCGTCGACGGCATTTCACCAGCACACCGGTTCGAGTGCCGACCCGGCCCGGCAGAGGGGGCCGCACGCCCACTCGATCAACCTGGATGCCTCCAACCGGTTCGCCATCGCTGCGGACCTCGGCCTGGACAAGCTGCTGGTCTACCGATTCGACCCGCAGGACGGCAGCCTGAAGGAGAACGATCCGCCTGCTGCCGATGTCGAACCGGGATCGGGTCCGCGGCACTTCGCATTTCATCCGGACGGCAAGCGGGCGTACGCGATCAACGAGCTGGCGTCGACGATCACCGCCTTCACGTACGATCCCGAGTCAGGCACCCTCGAATCGACGCAGACGATCAGCACGCTGCCGGACGGGTTCGACGGGACGAACTACACCGCCGACATTCACGTGCACCCCTCGGGGAAGTTCGTGTACGGCTCGAACCGGGGTCACGACAGCATCGCGGTTTTCGCCATCGACGAAGTGACCGGCAAACTGACGGCGGTCGAGCAGGAGTCGACGCAGGGCGAGGTGCCGCGGAACTTCGTGATCGATCCGAAGGGACATTTCCTGCTGGCGGCGAACCAGAATTCCGACTCGGTGGTGGTGTTCGCGATCGATCAGAACACGGGAGGGCTGTCGCCGACGGGTCATTCGGTGAAGGTGCCCGCCCCGGTCTGTCTGCAGTTCTGGGAAGGGGAGCGGTGA
- a CDS encoding coproporphyrinogen-III oxidase family protein, with amino-acid sequence MSTDTTTTTEIGSYFISNYPPFSQWSREQVPAAFEALDGEPDESIPLGMYIHIPFCRKRCKFCYFRVYTQQNAETIKNYVDTLDREVQLLKDRPGVAGRNLRFVYFGGGTPSYLSARQLKMLRDRLSASVSWDDAEEVTFECEPGTLSLEKVQTLKEIGVTRVSLGVENFNDKILEENGRAHLSPEILRAYDWIRQVGFPQVNIDLIAGMVGETDENWHACVEKAVELEPDNVTIYQMELPWNTTYSKEMLEHGIESPVADWPTKRRWASEAMDRMLEAGYEISSGNELVGNLETDHFVYRDNLFRGSDILAVGVSSFGHFQGVHYQNLDRIEDYMETVRSGALPINRALVPTDHQRLIREWVLQMKEGRVPAAPFREKFGVDPLVEFAEPLANQQKAGYLVVEDDVVQLTRKGLLQVDSLLTEYFEEEHREVRYT; translated from the coding sequence ATGAGCACCGACACGACAACCACGACGGAAATCGGCAGTTACTTCATCTCGAACTACCCGCCGTTCTCGCAATGGAGTCGCGAGCAGGTACCGGCTGCGTTCGAGGCTCTCGATGGGGAGCCGGATGAATCGATCCCGCTGGGGATGTACATCCATATCCCCTTCTGCCGCAAGCGGTGCAAATTCTGCTACTTTCGGGTGTACACACAGCAGAACGCCGAAACGATCAAGAACTACGTCGACACCCTCGACCGCGAAGTGCAGCTGCTCAAGGACCGTCCCGGTGTCGCGGGCCGCAATCTGCGGTTCGTCTACTTCGGCGGCGGTACCCCCTCGTACCTGAGTGCCCGCCAGCTGAAGATGCTGCGTGACCGGTTGAGTGCTTCGGTCAGCTGGGACGATGCCGAAGAAGTTACCTTCGAATGCGAACCGGGGACGCTGAGCCTCGAAAAGGTGCAGACGCTCAAGGAGATCGGCGTCACACGCGTTTCGCTGGGTGTGGAGAACTTCAACGACAAGATTCTCGAAGAGAATGGCCGGGCCCACCTCTCGCCGGAAATCCTGCGGGCCTACGACTGGATCCGTCAGGTCGGCTTCCCACAGGTAAACATCGACCTGATCGCCGGCATGGTGGGTGAGACCGACGAAAACTGGCACGCCTGTGTCGAGAAGGCTGTCGAACTCGAGCCGGACAACGTCACCATCTATCAGATGGAACTTCCCTGGAACACGACGTACTCGAAGGAGATGCTTGAGCACGGGATCGAGTCTCCCGTCGCCGACTGGCCGACCAAACGTCGCTGGGCAAGCGAAGCGATGGATCGGATGCTGGAGGCCGGCTACGAGATCTCCAGCGGCAACGAGCTGGTCGGCAATCTCGAAACCGACCACTTCGTGTACCGGGACAACCTGTTCCGGGGGAGTGACATCCTCGCGGTCGGCGTCTCGTCGTTCGGCCACTTCCAGGGGGTCCACTACCAGAACCTCGACCGCATCGAGGACTACATGGAGACAGTCCGCTCGGGGGCATTGCCGATCAACCGGGCTCTGGTTCCGACGGACCATCAGCGGCTGATCCGCGAGTGGGTCCTGCAGATGAAGGAAGGCCGGGTGCCGGCGGCTCCCTTCCGTGAGAAGTTTGGCGTCGATCCGCTCGTCGAGTTCGCCGAGCCGCTCGCCAATCAGCAGAAGGCGGGCTATCTGGTCGTCGAGGACGACGTCGTCCAGCTCACCCGCAAGGGATTGCTGCAGGTGGACAGCCTGCTCACGGAGTACTTCGAGGAAGAGCACCGCGAAGTCCGTTACACGTAG
- the lpxK gene encoding tetraacyldisaccharide 4'-kinase, translated as MDRFALEVLSGTRRGPVAALLRAGLSLAEPLYSLGVRVRNAGYDRGWKSIERAPIPVISVGNVTTGGTGKTPTVAWLVQWLKEQGARPGILSRGYRSLDGEENDEKRLLDALCPGVPHLQNPDRVTSARRAVTDEDCTSLVLDDGFQHRRLGRDLDIVLIDCLNPWGYGHLLPRGLLREPRSSLNRAGVILLTRAGHCDATRREQIREEIARHTAAPALATTFEPTGFVNAVGDRLPADGLMDRRVAAFCGIGNPAGFRRTLTGMGLPVGEERLRVFPDHYHYNGRDLALLGQWGEELQADLLVTTRKDLVKLSDARIGRCPVWSVDIELRFLDDPAPLEQALLQTLGRKCPA; from the coding sequence TTGGATCGATTCGCGCTCGAGGTCCTGTCCGGCACCCGCCGTGGCCCCGTCGCCGCCCTGCTGCGGGCCGGTCTGTCGCTGGCCGAGCCGCTCTATTCTCTGGGCGTTCGAGTCCGCAACGCAGGATATGACCGGGGCTGGAAGTCGATCGAACGGGCGCCGATCCCGGTCATCAGCGTCGGCAACGTCACGACCGGCGGAACGGGGAAGACGCCGACCGTCGCCTGGCTCGTGCAATGGCTCAAGGAGCAGGGGGCCCGACCGGGCATTCTCAGCCGGGGCTACCGGTCGCTGGACGGCGAAGAGAACGACGAGAAGCGTCTGCTGGATGCACTCTGCCCGGGAGTGCCCCATCTGCAGAATCCCGATCGAGTCACCTCGGCCCGCCGCGCCGTCACCGACGAGGACTGCACGTCTCTCGTGCTGGACGACGGTTTTCAGCATCGGCGGCTGGGACGCGATCTGGACATCGTGCTGATCGACTGTCTCAACCCGTGGGGATACGGACACCTGCTGCCCCGGGGGCTGCTTCGTGAACCACGCTCATCCCTCAACCGTGCCGGCGTCATCCTGCTGACGCGCGCCGGTCACTGCGACGCCACCCGGCGGGAGCAGATTCGAGAGGAGATCGCCCGTCACACCGCCGCACCGGCGCTGGCGACGACGTTCGAACCGACCGGTTTCGTCAATGCCGTCGGCGACCGGCTGCCCGCTGACGGTTTGATGGACCGTCGGGTGGCCGCCTTCTGCGGGATTGGTAATCCGGCCGGATTCCGCCGTACGCTGACCGGGATGGGGCTGCCGGTCGGAGAAGAACGGCTGCGGGTCTTTCCGGACCATTACCACTACAACGGCCGCGATCTGGCTCTGCTCGGTCAGTGGGGAGAGGAGCTGCAGGCGGACCTGCTGGTGACGACCCGCAAGGATCTGGTGAAACTGTCGGACGCACGGATCGGGAGATGCCCGGTCTGGTCGGTCGACATCGAACTCCGATTCCTGGACGATCCCGCGCCGCTCGAACAGGCACTGCTGCAGACTCTCGGCCGAAAGTGCCCGGCCTGA
- a CDS encoding RAD55 family ATPase: protein MADTSRIKTGIDQLDEMLGGGLLPGTLTVVMGATGIGKTQLGLQFAHQGQAQEGETGVFFDMTSRGDAQNHADYAARLFDWSLEAIPPAIEGPLTDVWNRQKGRFDICHIFDRAGKRVSVRDLDPDELREWKSELNRKLLHTIRFYYGNFVHGVRRCVIDGIEPAERASESIQFELFEYIYHQILRKESDWVARDLFRAQFRSQSEQVQAHAYDHRQVGCLMLYTSHEVMLDGLLSRPIESGDVLSNANTIIYMGKVRDGMRMGRALHIAKHRGSACDDAIVPFDITDQGIVLQA from the coding sequence ATGGCCGACACTTCACGGATCAAGACCGGCATCGACCAGCTTGACGAAATGCTGGGGGGCGGACTCCTCCCCGGAACACTCACCGTCGTCATGGGAGCGACCGGCATCGGCAAGACCCAGCTGGGACTGCAGTTCGCACACCAGGGCCAGGCACAGGAAGGGGAAACCGGCGTCTTCTTCGACATGACCTCCCGCGGCGACGCGCAGAACCACGCCGACTACGCCGCACGCCTCTTCGACTGGTCCCTCGAGGCGATCCCGCCAGCCATCGAAGGACCGCTCACCGATGTCTGGAACCGCCAGAAGGGACGCTTCGACATCTGCCACATCTTTGACCGGGCCGGCAAGCGGGTCAGTGTCCGCGATCTCGATCCGGACGAACTCCGCGAGTGGAAGAGCGAACTGAACCGCAAGCTGCTGCACACGATCCGCTTCTACTACGGCAACTTCGTGCATGGCGTCCGCCGCTGCGTGATCGATGGCATCGAGCCGGCCGAACGGGCCAGCGAGTCGATTCAGTTCGAGCTGTTCGAGTACATCTATCACCAGATTCTGCGGAAGGAATCAGACTGGGTCGCGCGCGATCTGTTCCGCGCGCAGTTCCGCAGCCAGAGCGAACAGGTTCAGGCCCACGCCTACGATCATCGCCAGGTCGGATGCCTGATGCTCTACACCTCCCACGAGGTGATGCTCGACGGCCTCCTCTCACGCCCCATCGAGAGTGGCGACGTCCTCTCCAACGCCAATACGATCATCTACATGGGCAAAGTGCGGGACGGCATGCGGATGGGCCGGGCTCTGCATATCGCCAAGCACCGCGGCAGCGCGTGTGACGACGCGATCGTTCCGTTCGACATCACCGACCAGGGCATCGTTCTGCAGGCGTGA